A genomic region of Nostoc sp. UHCC 0702 contains the following coding sequences:
- a CDS encoding cyanophycinase codes for MAEGQTKRQLVIIGGAEDKDGDSQILREFVRRAGGTKANIVILTAATELPREVGENYIRVFERLGAENVRIIDTESREDASSSTALEAIAKATGVFFTGGDQARITSILKDTEIDTAIHQRFAEGAVIAGTSAGAAVMPDKMIVEGDSETNPRIEIVEMGPGMGFLPGVVIDQHFSQRGRLGRLISALILEPVVLGFGIDENTAMVVTDDQIEIIGQGCVTVVDESEANYNNSREILKDEPLAIFGAKLHILPHGYRFNLKTRQPILTDGSVVEESVPVASAIN; via the coding sequence ATGGCAGAAGGTCAAACTAAAAGACAATTGGTAATTATTGGGGGAGCTGAAGATAAAGACGGGGATTCTCAAATTCTGCGGGAGTTTGTTCGCCGTGCTGGAGGTACGAAAGCCAATATTGTGATTTTGACAGCGGCGACAGAATTACCAAGAGAAGTAGGAGAGAATTATATTAGAGTATTTGAGCGCTTAGGAGCCGAAAACGTTCGCATAATTGATACAGAAAGCCGTGAAGATGCATCTTCATCCACAGCTTTAGAAGCGATCGCTAAAGCTACAGGCGTTTTCTTCACCGGAGGCGATCAAGCCCGTATCACCAGCATCCTCAAAGACACAGAGATTGACACAGCTATTCACCAACGTTTTGCTGAAGGTGCAGTGATTGCAGGTACCAGTGCCGGAGCTGCTGTGATGCCAGATAAAATGATTGTAGAAGGCGATTCTGAAACCAATCCCCGAATTGAAATTGTCGAAATGGGGCCTGGAATGGGCTTTTTACCTGGGGTAGTAATTGATCAGCATTTTTCCCAACGTGGTCGCCTGGGACGCTTAATTTCTGCCTTGATCCTCGAACCTGTGGTATTAGGATTTGGCATTGATGAAAATACTGCTATGGTAGTTACCGATGACCAAATTGAAATCATTGGTCAAGGCTGTGTCACAGTTGTGGATGAATCAGAAGCTAACTATAACAATAGTCGAGAAATATTGAAAGATGAGCCGCTGGCCATTTTCGGAGCAAAACTGCACATTTTGCCACATGGCTATAGATTTAATCTCAAAACCCGCCAACCTATTCTCACAGATGGTTCTGTAGTCGAGGAATCTGTACCAGTTGCTTCCGCAATCAACTAA